The window TTAGATATACTTGACACTCAATCAGAGTAAAATGTGGACTTGGCGCTTCTAATAATTAaggtggtgctgtaattagaagagaGACGGTAGTTTCAGCCCCGATTAAAATTGACCTAGTGTTCAAATAGAAAATATTCAGGGCTGGTGCGCGACTATATATACTTTTTATGCGTGTGGATCTACCATAAGCAAATGCTTACATTCTTCATCACATTTTCAAAGGTTTTACTATCACTCATCATCTTGAATAACTTCTGACAACTCTTCAGCAGGGAATTTGAGCAAGCCATGGCCTGAAATCGAAGGCCAGCTAGTACAGTGTAGTCTTCTATGAATAAACTGCTTCTTTGATCTTTGATTGAATGATCCTTTACCCATTAGTAACTAGAAGTCATGGAGACTCTAAGCACAGTGATTCTACTTATAATTCTCTCAGTCTGCTCCAGTGTGCAGTGTCAAGAACATCTATTCAACACTAGGAGAACTCTGTCCATTCTAATCATCTCCAATCCATTTCCTGGGCACCTAATGCCTCCATCTATTCTTGGTGAGGAACTAGTGAGAAGAGGGCACAATGTAACTCTATGCACAACACCTATGTCTGGCTCTAATCTGGCCCAAAAACTGACTGATAATGCAAGAATGAAATTCATCAATGCTGGCGATGGTTATTTAACGTACTATGATTTTCAGAGAGTTTTTGCAGCCGCAGGAATTGGGAACAGTACAGAAAGTGATCGATGGAAAGTGTTTAACATTCACCCGGACACTTCAATCAGGATGGGAAAGTTTCTAGATCGAGACAATCTAACAGACTATGATCTAATTGTTGCTACGGAGAAGCTTGCACCTGTGTTGGCTTGTCTAAGCAAAAGATGGAATATTTCAGGTATTGTTTTGGGAACTACTCATCAGCATCAACTTCATCTACTGCCCGAGTGGTCTTTTCCACCTTTCTATGCAAACAAACGAGGAAGGATACGCATTTCTGATGATATGACATTCAGTGAGAGAATGCGAGCATTTCTATTTGTTGAATACAACAGACTTTACAGTCGATTCTACAAAAGTCGCTACGAATTTGTGTGTTCAGATCCAGTGGTTGATTACTCCTACATGAATGGTTACCTTGGTGTTCGTGCTCCCCACATTATTCCAACAGCTATTGGTTTTGAGTACCCAAGAACGTTATCTCCTCTCACTCACTATGTTGGTCCACTGCTCAGTAAGCAAAAGAAAGAATTATCAAGTGACATGCGTAAGTGGTTAGACTCCAAACCGCGAGCAGGTGTGATAATGATCAGTATGGGCTCGTTAGCTCACCTTACACGAGAACAAGGCAAAATAATTGTAGATGCTATCAGTTCAACCAATTACAGTGTGGTGTGGAGTTTACGGGAACAAAACCGTGACATTTTAGAAGGACTTGCAATAGACAGTGACCGATTTTTCTTATCACCTTGGCTACCACAGGTAGCAGTGCTCAACCACTCTGCTATTGGGTTGGCTATTCTACACGGTGGAATGAATGGAGTACATGAAGCCATTGCTTATGGAGTGCCAATCATTGTGATTCCGTTCTGGAACGATCAAGGGGACGTTGGTGCCAgactgcaacacagtggagcTGGAATTCAAATCCTTCGACACCACCTGTCAACTGGTACTATTCTGGCTGCTATTCTGCAAATACAAAGAGGTGAGAAAGTTGCTTTTAGCTTTGTTTTTATTGTTTCCTTTGTACCCAGGTAGCTTGGATGCTGGCCTGGCTCGCCTGCAGAGAATATTCGTAAGAGCAGGAGGAGTGGAGAGAGCTGCTGATTTGGTGGAGCACTACTGGGAGGTTGGCTACTCTCATCTTGTCCCCTCTTATGCTACATACAACTGGAGCTGGGTGCAGTACTACAATACTGATGTCAAGGCATTGCTCATATTATCTGTGGTGTTATCAATTATTTTTGTGAATAGAATAGTTTTTTGTTCAACTTcaaaacaaaaacacaatTAAAACTAGTTTATAGTTCCGCTACTACTAAAATTGATATTCTTTGCTTGTTTGTTGGGATGGGTCTCTGGGAACTCATGACATGAGTCATGTATAACCGGGTAACTGTTGACAGTAAACTTCTCTGGATAGATGCTCCCTTCCCCATACTaagattgtacatgtagtcataGGTGTCTTCAAATCTGGTATATATAGGAAGTATTATACATTGTTTGTGCTGCATGGTGACAGTTGTGTCAGACTCGTGTGTGTGCAAGAGTTATTTTATAGCATAAGTTTACATATGATATGCCGCCTGTACAGGCAAAAAAACGACAGTACGTAGTCGTGCATGCTAATTACCTGTCAAACATATCATTCACAACATCTTCAAAGCTTGCCAGAGGTTGGAATGGTTTGTCTCCTTCTTTAAACCAGCTTTGCCTTTGGGTGTGTTTTACTTCAAGTTCAATGTGAAATATTTCAATTTGTCGTTTCCATTGTGTAAACTTTAACGAACGTCACTTCAAAACTATCCTTCAGACTAGCTTCAATAGTTTCAACTTGCCAGTTTGACAATTGGTGTTCTTGACTACTGCAATCCATGTATTATAGAGAAGTGTGCGCACTGCTTCACTATCATCACCCCGCAAGTATCGCATGACAGACGTATATGATCCAAATCGATCCAGAGTGTAACTCATTACCACCTCAAAATCATGCAAGAACAAATTGGAAGCGACAAAAGCATTAATTTGTTCTTCTGGCTAATTCAGATTGGGGGTTTGGGATTCGAATACAGTTGTCGACGACATCTGCAAATGTCATTGCAAAGTAGGTCTAGTAGGGAATTAACTGCATTCTCTTGCGCACTGGAACTGTTTCGTCTGAGCAAAGAAGTTGTGCCGGGAAATTGTTTCCCTTCTCTGATAACATCAATGACATCTTGAAATAACTTCCTCATTACAATGACCTTGGAAAACAGCTGCATCTCAATTTCCACTTACTCCAACTGTGCATCTCATTTGCTCAATTTGGCCGTGGAGTATACAAAGCATCATTGTAAATCGAGTTCCATACACGACACTACGCCTTCCTCATCAGTGCACATGCTAAAAGATCTATTGAGCCAGCACACCAAGAACAATGGCTAGTTGTAGGAGATGTGAGAGCCCCATTTTTCTACCTCTAAACAGTGTGTATTTTCccactacatgtagactagatCATACTCTGCTCACTGTAAagtctactgcgcatgctcagactataattatagtaaagtTATGCAATAAATTTCACTGCATGCTTTTCATCCATGATTCACATTTATGATTCATTTTACGCTTCTCAAATGTCAGTCTTGATTCACAGCTGTTACTAAACCTCTTTTTTCTGAGATAGGGGCTGTGCATCCATTCACTCCATTCACTGTAGCTCCTTTCGAGTGACGTTTTCTCATTCGGTACAGGCTTTATAGATCTGTTCCATACCCATGGCTTTTGGACCTTTTCAACAGGTGGAAATTTGTACATACTAGAAGATGACTTCTTTGTATTATCGTTATTATTTGTCTGTGTAGACGTACCCGTTACAGGCACACTACCTGGTGATCTACACAAAAAGCTTGGCATCCAGAGAAATCCATTTGGGTCACAGAATGCTCCTTTCTTGTATGAATATGGTAGAGATGATTTTAATCTTGTTAATGGTTGGCTTTGCGAGATTCGTACCTTACAACAGCTTGTTTTTGAGTGGTACTGAAGTGTTTCATTGACACTCAATGGAAAATATCCCTGGAGGTAAGATGCACTATAAATTCTCCTTGAATTGCTTTCTTGTTTCTCTTCAGTACTCAAATCCCTAGAAAAGGATTCTTGTTCTTTACTGCACATTATTCTGTATGTTGGCTGTTGTCTTGATTTATGGTGAGGTGTGGAATCCTTGTTTTAACTTATTAGCACAAAATCAATAATTAGAGCCAATTTGTAATTTGAGATAGAGATACAAAATTTGTTACTTataatagctagatctagctaaagTATTTAATTATTGTATCTAGATCTACCTTTGAGGAAGCTGTGCCTGTGGTCATACTATCGGCTCATAGCAACTGACATTCAAAACGTGAAATCTTTGTCTTTACAAGACAAGACTGAATGGGAATAGCAGCCTCAATGGAAGGAAGCCATCAAAGTTGCCATTCGCTGCAACCACCAGCGAGCCCCACCTCCCTACAAAAGCAGCTGAATAATTTCTTCATGAAGCTTATTGGGTAGGTTAAATTGCTGTCTGGCACTCTAGATACCTTTCCTACAGCTCAGCACTCTCCGATGATCCACACAAGGATGCATTCCAAATTGTAGAGGTACAGTaaagtagatctagatatccactcatataattattgtaatttgCAGACAGCAATAAAGGAGCTCCTTGATGCTGACAGGGCTTCACTTTTCCTCCTTGATAAACAAACTCAAGAGCTGCACGCTTGTATATTCAGCGTGACCAATGAAGAATCAGCTGACGTTAATACTGTGCATTTAGACCAAGACCCAACAACCCCATCACATATAGAAGACCATATTTCAAACCTTGGAAAGAAACCACTTGACATTGTTTCATATAGAGGGAAACGCGTGAGGTATGTCAATTTTAATGCATGCAAGTACAGTACCACAGAATGTGATGATCATACAGCCTCCCTATGAGCAAGGGGGTCATTGGATTCGTAGCAAGGACAGGCAATTTTTTGAATGTCAAGAATACAAAGAAAAATGAGTACTTTTGTAGTGAAATCGATAAATTCACTGGATACAAGACAGAAACATTGCTCTGTGTTCCTCTAATTGTGGATGGAAGGTAAGTAATTAGCAAGGGTAGATCATGCAGTATACTAGTGTGACTTGAATCTTTATAGGGTGATGGGGGTTCTTGAAGCACTCAACAAAAAAAGAGGGCACTTCTCAAAGATAGACGAGCAGATTATTCAATCCGTTGCCCTCGTTTGCGGTCTGTATTTGAGTCACTCACATCTGAAGAGGGAATGCAAAAGATTAGAGACCAAGTGCAAGGTACTTCCTATAATACTCGTAATCCACAAgtacactatatacatgcatacacacaggtTGCTAATGAGCTACTGCAATACCACAGAGTGTGTTCTGTACAACATTTAAAGGAGGTAGAAGAAATACCAAGAGCATTAATTCAACAACACAACATTGATAGGTACATGCTAGATACAACTGTCTATTATCGATGGCTTCAACCACTCGTACCCATTCAGTTTTTTCTGTGACACTGATCTCATCCCTGGCGATATTAAGGCTCACCTGCTTGTCAAAATGGTGTCCAACCTTGTTGACAGCTCTCTATTCAACTCTCAACAACTTCTCAAGTTTGCCTTAACAGTATCTAAGAACTATCGATCCAACCCATACCACAACTGGGACCATGCGTTCCATGTGGCGCATTGTATGTACTGCATCCTGAAAGGTGCCCCAGGCTATTTCAACAGTGTGGAGGTGAGCTACATAATATGGAATTGTACGGAATTCATAATTATCTTTACAGAAATTGTCGCTTGTGCTTGCTTGTCTTTGCCACGATCTTGACCACCGTGCTCTCAATAATTGCTACATGGCGTCCACCAACCACCCTCTCTCACAACTCTACTCTACCTCAACACTGGAGAACCACCACTTCAGTCAAACCATTGAGCTGCTACAACTGGACGGACTCAATGTGTTCACACTGTTAGCAGAGTCACAGTACAAAGAAGTACGTTGCCTCAAATTATGctaatgctataattatataccacacatgcacaggctTTTGAGATCACACAGAAGGCAATACTGGCCACAGACCTTGTTAATTTCTTCAAGAATAGATCTGCGCTGGCTAATGTATTGGACTCTAAAAGTTTCAGCTGGGAGATTCCTCGACACAAGTAATAATTGCATGGCTAACGTTGTTTTGCACCCATTAcctgtatgtgtatgtatacatgtatagagatCTTGTCAGATGTCTAATGATGACTGTGAGTGATGTGTGCTCTTCTTGCAAACCTTGGGACATTCATGTCAAGAATGTCACGAGTTTATTCCAAGAGTTTCATGTACAGGTGAAcgagcatgcatgtagtaacATAAACAATGGATAAGTATGCTCGCAGGGAGATATGGAAAAAGCTCAAGGATTGAGCCCAACTGAAATGGTGGACAGAAATTTCAAGTACAAGCTACCAAGCATTCAAGTAAGTACTGAAAcgtgtataaataattatttcaatcaTGCTGTATGTCCCAAAGGTTGGTTTCATCAAGGGTATTACTGAGCCTTGCTGTCAGTTGCTAAGCACTGTAATGCCTCATGTCGATTTCCTACTGCAAGCCGCAAAGTAAGCCCCTTAAGAATTCCCATGCAGGACAATTATGGCACCATGTTTACACAGGTCAAACAAGGAAATGTGGCAAGATATTGCTGACAAAAAGACTGAATTACCAACATCATTAAAAGATTAAAAACAAGAGACAACTACTGCTAGCAGcataaaaacacacacactaatcaaCTGTAAAATGATTCATAATTTTATACTATCATGCTAAGTCATTTTGAAAAGTCCTACAATACTAAGTTTAGACAATAAGGGCACCGTCATAATCGTCCTCAAATCCAGACTCTTCCCCATCTCTGTTGACATCTGCCACTTTTGAAAAGTTCCGCATGTTCAGCCTACTCCTCATTTTCTCTAGACTACACCTGAGCACTGATTGTAGACTGTCTGGGTCGTCTGCTTGAAAATCAGTCATGTTTTTGGTTTCCACATGGCGTAATGTGTTTCGTCTGAATGTGTTGATCTCAAAGAGTAGCTGCCCTTTATTCTTTGTGGAAGGAGGTTTCGGGAGAGTCTTGCTTGACGAGCCAACCGGTCGAAGGAAAATCCCACGCTTCAACTCTTCAGCGATGGAGCTAGCATTACCACTCGAAGAACCTGGCGCAGCGGAAGACTTGAGTGCCACACCTTTGAGCAGCTCATCCTGTAGAGACATTCCAGGGAGTGGCTGTGCACCCATTTTCTTGAGAGTATCCATAGCCGAGGGTGGCGGTGGCGGTGGTGGTGGCGGTGGTGCAATGGGTGGTGGAGGGGGAACGGCACTGCTATCAGGACCAGGTTCAAGGACCTCTCCAAAGGAGAAGGTTGACTCTGTACCACTCTCGCGATGGGTTGGTGGTGGTCGTGGTTCACTTGACATGCCCACGGAATCTTGGCCCACACTTGCTGTCATTGATTTTGAAAGCTGGACCACGGAAGTGTCATCTCCAACATGAGAGATGTGTCGAAAATTGGAGGGTTCAGAAATAGTGAGTGGGCTGTTTGATCGAGATCCTGATTTCCTTCTCAAAGTGTTTCGGCGAAATATACCAGGAGAGTCGACATCTTCAGTACCACCAGCATCTGTTTTTGCATCTTCTTGTTCAATCATAACCCATTCATTGTCGCCATTTGGATCGCTTTCACCTTCAATGGAGGACTGGGATAGTTTAATTCGTTTGGGAATACTGCCTTCATCAGGTTTGGGTGTGAGGAGATTTGGAACGACTAGAGAAATTAAAGATGTGATTTTCCCAGCAATAGCCTCGTCTGAAAAACTTAGTCCAAAGTAGGTTCCATTGTGAATGCCAATTACAGTGAAGTATTCGCTAGTTTGTACAAGTTGTGTCGTGCTGCTGATTGTGATTTCGTGTCCAGGTAAGTTTTCATCAAAGTCTGAAATGCAGAGTGTAACTTTTGACTTGGTTGCCAATACAGTAGGAATTCCATAACCAA of the Halichondria panicea chromosome 2, odHalPani1.1, whole genome shotgun sequence genome contains:
- the LOC135331002 gene encoding UDP-glucuronosyltransferase 2C1-like, whose protein sequence is METLSTVILLIILSVCSSVQCQEHLFNTRRTLSILIISNPFPGHLMPPSILGEELVRRGHNVTLCTTPMSGSNLAQKLTDNARMKFINAGDGYLTYYDFQRVFAAAGIGNSTESDRWKVFNIHPDTSIRMGKFLDRDNLTDYDLIVATEKLAPVLACLSKRWNISGIVLGTTHQHQLHLLPEWSFPPFYANKRGRIRISDDMTFSERMRAFLFVEYNRLYSRFYKSRYEFVCSDPVVDYSYMNGYLGVRAPHIIPTAIGFEYPRTLSPLTHYVGPLLSKQKKELSSDMRKWLDSKPRAGVIMISMGSLAHLTREQGKIIVDAISSTNYSVVWSLREQNRDILEGLAIDSDRFFLSPWLPQVAVLNHSAIGLAILHGGMNGVHEAIAYGVPIIVIPFWNDQGDVGARLQHSGAGIQILRHHLSTGTILAAILQIQRGSLDAGLARLQRIFVRAGGVERAADLVEHYWEVGYSHLVPSYATYNWSWVQYYNTDVKALLILSVVLSIIFVNRIVFCSTSKQKHN
- the LOC135331001 gene encoding probable 3',5'-cyclic phosphodiesterase pde-5, giving the protein MGIAASMEGSHQSCHSLQPPASPTSLQKQLNNFFMKLIGSALSDDPHKDAFQIVETAIKELLDADRASLFLLDKQTQELHACIFSVTNEESADVNTVHLDQDPTTPSHIEDHISNLGKKPLDIVSYRGKRVSLPMSKGVIGFVARTGNFLNVKNTKKNEYFCSEIDKFTGYKTETLLCVPLIVDGRVMGVLEALNKKRGHFSKIDEQIIQSVALVCGLYLSHSHLKRECKRLETKCKVANELLQYHRVCSVQHLKEVEEIPRALIQQHNIDSFFCDTDLIPGDIKAHLLVKMVSNLVDSSLFNSQQLLKFALTVSKNYRSNPYHNWDHAFHVAHCMYCILKGAPGYFNSVEKLSLVLACLCHDLDHRALNNCYMASTNHPLSQLYSTSTLENHHFSQTIELLQLDGLNVFTLLAESQYKEAFEITQKAILATDLVNFFKNRSALANVLDSKSFSWEIPRHKDLVRCLMMTVSDVCSSCKPWDIHVKNVTSLFQEFHVQGDMEKAQGLSPTEMVDRNFKYKLPSIQVGFIKGITEPCCQLLSTVMPHVDFLLQAAKSNKEMWQDIADKKTELPTSLKD
- the LOC135331003 gene encoding actin nucleation-promoting factor WASL-like translates to MSASKAEDTIRQDIISKLCNSDEGLVVLFKTIATVYQHNPKQNNDETDGQTPDADWTVVGYGIPTVLATKSKVTLCISDFDENLPGHEITISSTTQLVQTSEYFTVIGIHNGTYFGLSFSDEAIAGKITSLISLVVPNLLTPKPDEGSIPKRIKLSQSSIEGESDPNGDNEWVMIEQEDAKTDAGGTEDVDSPGIFRRNTLRRKSGSRSNSPLTISEPSNFRHISHVGDDTSVVQLSKSMTASVGQDSVGMSSEPRPPPTHRESGTESTFSFGEVLEPGPDSSAVPPPPPIAPPPPPPPPPPSAMDTLKKMGAQPLPGMSLQDELLKGVALKSSAAPGSSSGNASSIAEELKRGIFLRPVGSSSKTLPKPPSTKNKGQLLFEINTFRRNTLRHVETKNMTDFQADDPDSLQSVLRCSLEKMRSRLNMRNFSKVADVNRDGEESGFEDDYDGALIV